The window CCATTTGTGAGTATGGCGGTGGACTTGGATTGGTGGCTTATTATGCGAATGCGCTCGGTTGCCCAAACTACACGATTTTTGATCTGCCGCTCATTAATTTATTTGCCGGTAACTTTTTAATTCACTCCCTTGGAGCCGATGCCGTCCGTTTATTTGGAGAAGAGAGTCCAACAGCCAAGGTGCACGTTCTTCCCTTTTGGGAATGCATGAATGTTCACGATGGCGCTTATTCGTTGGCTCTCAACCAAGATTCTTTCCCGGAAATCGACCCCGTCCTCGTGCTCGACTACTTTCGACAGATAAAGAGGACGACCACGATGTATTTCTTGAGCATTAACCAGGAAGGGCAGGCCGCCATGGGGTCGAGAAGCCAAAATGCCGTCCCTGATCTTTTACGCGGCTTTCCGGATTTTAAACGATTGTACCGCATGAAATACTGGATTCGAGAAGGGTACGTGGAGGAGCTTTACAAGCTTCATGGCAAATAGCAGGGCCATGGCCCGCCCCACATTCCGGGATCAAGCAGAGTCTGAAGATAGGGTTTAGGGATCGTTTAAACGCGAAGGGCCTGAGGTGAGGGAATGAATTGCAGGATTTGTGGGAACTTGGATGGGAACAGGACGGTTTATGCGAAAGAAATGATGTTGGGCTTTGAGGATGTTTTTCCCTATTTCGAATGCGCGCGGTGTGGATGCCTTCAAATCGCGGAGCCTCCCTCAAACTTGGCGAAGTATTATCCCAAGGGTTATTACTCCTACCGAGGCAGGTTTCAGGAGAAAGGTCTAAGAAAATTCATGGTGGGGCTCAGGGACAGATTTGCCCTGTCTGGGAAAGGGATGATCGGGAGGATCATTCACTCGAAATATCCCCGGGAGGACGTGCCATTTCTTCGACAGATTCCGGGCTGGCAAAAGGCGCGGGTGTTGGATGTGGGTTGCGGAGCCGGTTCCTTTCTGTACGCCTTGCGCGAGTTCGGCATGAGGGATCTCCTAGGCGTCGATCCGTTCAATGAAGCCGATATGGAGTATAGGAACGGATTGCTGATTCAAAAGCGGGAGGTTTTTGATGTCGATGGGTTATGGGATATCGTGACTTTTCATCACTCCTTTGAACACATTCCCGATCCGGTTTTGACTTTGAAAGCCGTTTCCGGTCTTTTGGCGGATGGGGGACTCTGTGTGATTCGGATGCCGATGGTTCCCTCCTATGCGTGGGACCATTATGGTGTGAATTGGGTTCAGCTCGACGCGCCCAGGCATTTTTTCATTCACTCGACCAAAAGTCTGTCCCTGGTAGCGCAAGGCGGGCATGGTCATCGAGAAGGTGATCCATGATTCCACAGCTTTTCAATTCTGGGGAGCGAACAATATTCGAGGGGGATCCCTCTTTGGGACAAGCGTTCTTTCCTCCAAAGTTGTAGAACTCCACTCTTCTCCCGCAAGGAAATGGCCGATTTCAGGAAAAGGGCCGAGGAATTGAATGTCGTTGGTCAAGGGGATCAAGCCGCATTCTTCTTGAGGAAAGGTTCATGACCTTTTGGAAAGACTCCAACCGTTTTTCTGGAAAAACTGATTCTGACGGTACCATTTGATTATTTGGGTGACAACAATTTGAGACCGAATTCTTCGGAAGGTATGGGAACCCTGGAAAAATGGGTTTCAGCGATCACAGGGTCGCCCGTCTCGGCCAGGTTTTCAGTGTTCATAAGACATTTGACCTGGGTGACCGTTGGATTCGGAGTTTCGCGGACCCTGACGGTCATCATCAATTTATCCGCGGGACGTCTCCTGGGCCCCCATGATTTTGGTTTGTACAATCTCGGTGTGGCAATCTCCGGTGGGATGCTTCCGGTTTTGTCGTGGGGGATGGGACCGGCCAACGCGCGGTTCGCTTCGGCTCATGGTTCCCGCGCGCGGGACATCCACTCGACCGCCATCTTACTCCAGGGAATTCTTCTCCTGTTTGGCCTCGCCCTGGTCCTTGCTCTCCGCCCCGCTCTCGTTTCGTGGCTCCGCATTTCTGGGTGGCTGTTCAACGGGGCGCTCGCCCTGGGCGTTGGGCAAGCGGTTTTTCTTTTCGTCGTTTCAGTCAGTCAGGTGGAATCCCGCTTTCGGGAAAGGGCAGTGGTGGAGGCTTTGTTCGCTTTCGTGTTCGGCGCCGTGTTTGCTGCCTTGTTCATCTCTGGGACGGAGGATTATCGGTCAATCTTGTACGCGTTGAGCGCGGGCTATGGTATGGTCGGCGTGGGGGTCTTGTTTAGGGAGAGGGCCCGGTGGGCGGGTGGATTCTCACGGGAATGGGCGCCGCGGTTATTAGGGTTCGGGGTCTATTGGATGGTGGATATGGTCAGTTTCTTCATGCAGGCGCTCTTTTTACGCCTATTGACCAAACGGTTTCTCCCGGCGTCAGACGTCGGGATCATCAGTCTTACAGCTTGGCCTCGGTTTCCGCCGCGGTGACCTTGTCCGCGATGTTCCAGACGGTCTTTTTCCATTCGCTTCCGGACATGCCCGGCGGAGCGACTTGTGGACACCATTGTTATCGATTTCGGTTCGTTTCTCCATCCCGGGATTGATATGCTTCGCCTTGTTGCAAGCCCTAGCGGTTTGGTTCGCCGGGGCGTCATACCCCTTTAACTTGCCC of the Elusimicrobiota bacterium genome contains:
- a CDS encoding class I SAM-dependent methyltransferase, whose amino-acid sequence is MPFLRQIPGWQKARVLDVGCGAGSFLYALREFGMRDLLGVDPFNEADMEYRNGLLIQKREVFDVDGLWDIVTFHHSFEHIPDPVLTLKAVSGLLADGGLCVIRMPMVPSYAWDHYGVNWVQLDAPRHFFIHSTKSLSLVAQGGHGHREGDP
- a CDS encoding oligosaccharide flippase family protein; translated protein: MTVGFGVSRTLTVIINLSAGRLLGPHDFGLYNLGVAISGGMLPVLSWGMGPANARFASAHGSRARDIHSTAILLQGILLLFGLALVLALRPALVSWLRISGWLFNGALALGVGQAVFLFVVSVSQVESRFRERAVVEALFAFVFGAVFAALFISGTEDYRSILYALSAGYGMVGVGVLFRERARWAGGFSREWAPRLLGFGVYWMVDMVSFFMQALFLRLLTKRFLPASDVGIISLTAWPRFPPR